In a genomic window of Hippoglossus stenolepis isolate QCI-W04-F060 chromosome 15, HSTE1.2, whole genome shotgun sequence:
- the eral1 gene encoding GTPase Era, mitochondrial, whose protein sequence is MYLRASSRVVRDAAVLCTRPLVSARQGSASWFLTAGNAACSRGGRNGFIFTPACFITSEAFLNRLMKGKAAEADGSFYRLPASVPPDSGEQLSLLLRHPDQPDNSKVLKVAILGAPNAGKSTLTNQLLRTKVFAVSKKVHTTRARALGVLTEDDTQIILLDTPGLTTPSKVKRHQLEKSLLVDPWNTVKEADLMVVVVDVADRWMSRKLDFEVLKCLAQHPDIPAVLVLNKVDLVKFKDKLLESTVELTCGVVNGRRMRVRPVIKPPLAEKRPERDSELSLDEDIAGPEGSSEPNSTLNKEQLKALRSQQGWPHFKDVFMLSSVDKDDVETLKSYFMVAAKPGSWQYHSEVLTDQSPEEVCTNIIREKLLEYLPQEVPYSMTQAIELWHDGENGELDISVKLYAKKESHMSMVIGPAGQMVARIAREAGEDLSQVYLRDVKLKLSVKLSK, encoded by the exons ATGTATCTGAGAGCGAGTTCTCGGGTTGTCAGAGACGCCGCGGTCCTGTGCACACGGCCCCTCGTGTCTGCTCGACAGGGAAGTGCGTCATGGTTCCTCACAGCGG GAAATGCcgcctgcagcagaggagggaggaatggATTTATCTTCACGCCTGCCTGTTTTATTACATCAGAGGCGTTTCTCAATAGACTGATGAAAGGcaaagcagcagaagcagatgGCAGCTTTTATCGCCTCCCAGCATCAGTTCCGCCGGACAGCG gtgaACAACTGTCTTTGCTGCTCAGACATCCAGACCAGCCTGACAACTCAAAGGTTTTGAAAGTGGCGATATTAGGTGCCCCGAATGCTGGGAAGTCCACGTTGACAAACCAGCTCCTTCGCACAAAG GTGTTTGCTGTGTCCAAAAAAGTGCACACGACACGGGCACGTGCTTTGGGCGTCCTAACAGAGGATGATACACAGATA attttactGGACACTCCTGGTCTCACCACTCCTTCAAAGGTTAAAAG ACATCAGCTAGAGAAGTCTTTGCTTGTGGATCCCTGGAACACAGTCAAAGAAGCTGACCtga TGGTCGTGGTGGTGGATGTGGCAGACAGATGGATGAGCAGGAAACTTGACTTTGAGGTGCTCAAATGTCTGGCCCAGCACCCAGACATCCCAGCAGTCCTGGTCCTCAATAAG GTGGACCTGGTGAAATTTAAGGACAAGCTGCTTGAGAGCACAGTAGAGTTGACATGCGGAGTGGTGAATGGACGCAGAATGCGGGTCAGGCCGGTGATCAAGCCTCCATTGGCTGAAAAGAGGCCAGAGAGGGATTCAGAGTTGTCGCTTGACGAGGACATCGCAGGGCCCGAGGGTAGCAGTGAGCCAAACTCTACACTGAACAAAGAGCAGCTCAAGGCGCTGAGGAGCCAGCAGGGCTGGCCTCACTTCAAAGATGTCTTCATGCTGTCTTCTGTGGACAAAGATGACGTGGAGACACTGAAG AGCTACTTCATGGTCGCCGCCAAGCCAGGATCGTGGCAGTACCACAGTGAGGTCCTGACGGATCAGAGTCCTGAGGAAGTTTGCACCAACATCATCAGAGAGAAGCTTCTGGAGTATCTGCCGCAGGAAGTGCCTTATTCAATGACACAG gctATTGAGCTCTGGCACGATGGAGAAAATGGTGAACTGGATATTTCAGTGAAACTTTATGCCAAGAAAGAATCTCACATG TCAATGGTGATCGGCCCAGCTGGCCAGATGGTAGCACGGATCGCCCGAGAGGCGGGCGAGGACCTGAGCCAGGTCTACCTGAGGGATGTGAAGCTGAAGCTCTCGGTCAAGCTGAGCAAGTGA